In Microbacterium cremeum, a genomic segment contains:
- a CDS encoding IclR family transcriptional regulator, with protein sequence MSPAATTAPASQTLSRGIRILEVLADARGPLSIDEIARRLDVHRSVAYRLLRTLEDHGLVERDATGHLELGARLAALAAGVAHDLQAEALPELTAVAGDLGATCFLTVLDHDECVTLSSVEPRHAVNPVAQRPGTRHPITRGAPGKAILSLVPESSWPAGVSAALAAEVRDAGARGFATSHDEVIPSLRAVAVPLTVRGRGPAAIAVVFVASTHSDDEIAARLTRSAAAIREALGG encoded by the coding sequence ATGTCTCCTGCCGCCACCACCGCGCCCGCGTCGCAGACGCTGAGCCGCGGCATCCGGATCCTCGAAGTGCTCGCCGATGCGCGCGGTCCCCTCTCGATCGACGAGATCGCCCGCCGCCTCGACGTGCACCGCTCGGTGGCCTACCGTCTGCTGCGCACCCTCGAGGACCACGGACTCGTCGAACGCGACGCCACCGGTCACCTCGAGCTCGGTGCGCGCCTGGCAGCCCTCGCCGCCGGTGTCGCGCACGATCTGCAGGCCGAGGCCCTGCCCGAGCTGACTGCGGTCGCCGGCGACCTGGGTGCGACGTGCTTCCTCACCGTGCTCGACCACGACGAATGCGTGACCCTGTCGAGCGTCGAGCCGCGGCACGCGGTCAACCCCGTCGCTCAGCGCCCGGGCACGCGGCATCCCATCACGCGCGGCGCCCCCGGCAAGGCGATCCTGTCGCTCGTGCCCGAGTCGTCGTGGCCGGCCGGCGTCTCAGCGGCGCTGGCGGCGGAGGTGCGGGATGCCGGAGCCCGCGGCTTCGCGACCAGCCACGACGAGGTCATCCCGAGCCTGCGCGCCGTCGCCGTGCCGCTCACGGTGCGCGGGCGCGGCCCGGCCGCGATCGCGGTCGTGTTCGTCGCGAGCACGCACAGCGACGACGAGATCGCGGCACGCCTCACCCGGTCGGCCGCGGCGATCCGCGAGGCGCTCGGAGGGTAG
- a CDS encoding thiamine pyrophosphate-binding protein — MTSVSAHVALTLARHIDHVFGVMGNGNAYFLDALERSTDVEFTAVRHEAGGVVAADAYHRASGRLAAATTTYGAGFTNTLTALAEAVQAHVPLVLVVGDEPTSGPRPWDVDQIALASAVGARTYTVGRADAAATTVIAIEHALTYRVPTVLAIPYDVAARDAGPVPEAPDPRLPAPLVTRGPFTQATVHEIGQALAGARRPFLLAGRGAWISGAGEALGVLADATGALTASTALGRGIFPKPEFDLGVTGGFGAEGAMALVHEADVAVVFGASLNQFTMRFGDLFAPGTRVFQVDVAPTATHPHVSGYVRGDARAVAETIAHEVHRIAAEPSDWRESVDLAAARRHDAGEGVAPDGRLDPRSVAARIGELLPEDRVVVSDGGHFIGWANMFWPVASPDRMMMIGTAFQSIGQGWPSVAGAALAKPSSTVVLTTGDGGGLMALADLETAVRVAGGRGLAVVWNDAAYGAEVNLYGLKGLAKEPMLIPEVDFAALAGGVGAEGVVVRRMDDLDRLASWAAEPEASRRFLVLDCRISGAVVAPYQQEIIRVNS; from the coding sequence ATGACCTCGGTCTCCGCCCACGTCGCGCTGACCCTCGCCCGCCACATCGACCACGTGTTCGGCGTGATGGGAAACGGCAACGCCTACTTCCTCGACGCGCTCGAGCGCTCGACCGACGTGGAGTTCACCGCGGTGCGTCACGAGGCGGGCGGCGTGGTGGCGGCCGACGCGTACCACCGCGCGTCCGGTCGCCTCGCGGCGGCGACCACGACGTACGGCGCCGGGTTCACCAACACGCTGACGGCGCTGGCCGAGGCGGTGCAGGCGCACGTGCCGCTCGTGCTCGTCGTGGGCGACGAGCCGACGTCGGGCCCGCGCCCGTGGGACGTCGACCAGATCGCCCTCGCATCGGCCGTCGGCGCGCGCACCTACACGGTGGGGCGAGCGGATGCCGCGGCCACCACGGTCATCGCCATCGAGCACGCGTTGACCTACCGGGTGCCGACGGTGCTCGCGATCCCCTACGACGTCGCCGCGCGCGATGCCGGACCGGTGCCCGAGGCGCCGGATCCGCGGCTGCCCGCCCCGCTCGTCACTCGCGGACCCTTCACGCAGGCGACCGTGCACGAGATCGGGCAGGCCCTCGCCGGTGCGCGTCGCCCGTTCCTCCTGGCAGGGCGCGGCGCGTGGATCTCGGGCGCGGGCGAGGCGCTGGGCGTTCTCGCCGACGCGACCGGCGCACTCACCGCCTCGACCGCGCTCGGTCGCGGCATCTTCCCCAAGCCCGAGTTCGACCTCGGTGTGACCGGCGGGTTCGGCGCCGAGGGCGCGATGGCGCTCGTGCACGAAGCCGACGTCGCGGTGGTGTTCGGGGCATCCCTCAACCAGTTCACGATGCGGTTCGGCGACCTCTTCGCACCCGGCACCCGCGTGTTCCAGGTGGACGTCGCGCCGACGGCGACCCACCCCCACGTCTCGGGATATGTGCGGGGGGACGCCCGCGCGGTGGCCGAGACGATCGCCCATGAGGTCCACCGCATCGCGGCGGAGCCGAGCGATTGGCGGGAGTCGGTCGATCTCGCCGCGGCACGTCGGCACGACGCCGGCGAGGGTGTCGCCCCGGACGGGCGACTGGATCCGCGATCGGTCGCCGCGCGCATCGGCGAGCTGTTGCCCGAAGACCGCGTGGTCGTGTCGGACGGCGGCCACTTCATCGGGTGGGCGAACATGTTCTGGCCGGTCGCCTCCCCCGACCGCATGATGATGATCGGCACCGCGTTCCAGTCGATCGGTCAGGGCTGGCCGTCGGTTGCGGGCGCCGCACTGGCGAAGCCGTCGTCGACCGTGGTCCTGACGACGGGCGACGGCGGCGGGCTGATGGCCCTCGCCGACCTCGAGACAGCGGTGCGCGTCGCCGGCGGCCGCGGCCTCGCGGTCGTCTGGAACGACGCCGCCTACGGTGCCGAGGTCAACCTCTACGGGCTCAAGGGCCTCGCGAAGGAGCCCATGCTCATCCCCGAGGTCGACTTCGCGGCGCTCGCGGGCGGCGTCGGCGCCGAGGGCGTCGTGGTGCGCCGCATGGACGACCTCGACCGCCTGGCGTCCTGGGCCGCCGAGCCCGAGGCATCCCGCCGCTTCCTCGTGCTCGACTGCCGCATCTCGGGCGCTGTCGTCGCCCCGTACCAGCAGGAGATCATCCGCGTGAACTCGTAG
- a CDS encoding DUF1990 family protein codes for MTGAEWGSMTHPGDPVWREEGRGFRRWERTAVLGAGDDVWHWAAAEVLRWGVKTRSGFSVTPTTEVTPGSRPIILAHPFGLSIREPVEVVDVVDETDRVGFAYRTLAGHPVSGEEAFIVHRDRDTILLTIRSLTRPASSLPWRLLFPVLLVAQSVARRRYTRALRHRAPR; via the coding sequence GTGACGGGTGCTGAGTGGGGGTCGATGACGCATCCCGGCGACCCGGTATGGCGCGAGGAGGGACGCGGATTCCGGCGCTGGGAACGGACCGCTGTTCTCGGGGCCGGCGATGACGTGTGGCACTGGGCGGCGGCGGAGGTGCTGCGCTGGGGCGTCAAGACCCGCAGTGGATTCTCCGTCACGCCGACCACGGAAGTGACTCCGGGGAGTCGGCCGATCATCCTGGCGCATCCGTTCGGTCTGTCGATCCGAGAACCCGTGGAAGTGGTCGATGTCGTGGACGAGACAGACCGTGTCGGCTTCGCGTATCGAACGCTCGCCGGTCACCCGGTCTCCGGCGAAGAGGCGTTCATCGTGCATCGCGACCGAGACACGATCCTGCTGACCATCCGTTCGCTGACCCGACCGGCGAGCAGCCTGCCTTGGCGACTGCTCTTCCCAGTCCTCCTGGTGGCGCAGAGCGTCGCGCGCCGCCGCTACACCCGCGCCCTCCGCCACCGCGCTCCGCGCTGA
- a CDS encoding NAD-dependent succinate-semialdehyde dehydrogenase codes for MPRAAASGTDKGVLVTENRETELLASVPEGLFIGGEWRAAAGDKTLKVYDPSNGEVVKEIANASPEDGKAALDAAVDAFPAWAATPARERAEILRRAFDLLQERKEEFALLMTIEMGKPLAEARGEVAYGGEFLRWFSEETARVQGRYGANPEGTGRMIVSQHPVGPCFLITPWNFPLAMATRKVAPALAAGCTVVIKPAELTPLTTLYFAKLLEDAGLPKGVVNVFTTSTSGAVSEPIIRDPRLRKLSFTGSTQVGQRLLEQAAQGVLRTSMELGGNAPFVVFDDADLDKAVDGAMLAKFRNIGQACTAANRFIVHRSVADEFARRVTERVKGMKIGRGTEEGVTIGPLIDDRAVDKASTLVQDAVARGASVATGGNAVEGPGTFYEPTVVTDVQPGSDILREEIFGPVLAIIPFDTEDDAVRLANDTEYGLVSYVFTENLARGQRMIERLETGMMGLNMGVVSNAAAPFGGWKMSGLGREGGAEGIHEYLQTKYTLTPNPF; via the coding sequence ATGCCGCGAGCCGCGGCATCCGGAACCGACAAGGGAGTCCTCGTGACCGAGAACCGTGAGACCGAACTGCTGGCGTCCGTGCCCGAGGGACTGTTCATCGGCGGGGAATGGCGCGCGGCAGCCGGCGACAAGACCCTGAAGGTCTACGACCCCTCGAACGGCGAGGTCGTCAAGGAGATCGCGAACGCGTCGCCCGAAGACGGCAAGGCCGCCCTCGACGCCGCCGTCGACGCCTTCCCGGCGTGGGCCGCGACCCCGGCGCGGGAGCGCGCGGAGATCCTGCGTCGTGCGTTCGACCTGCTGCAGGAGCGCAAGGAGGAGTTCGCGCTCCTCATGACGATCGAGATGGGCAAGCCGCTCGCCGAGGCGCGCGGCGAGGTCGCCTACGGCGGCGAGTTCCTGCGCTGGTTCAGCGAGGAGACCGCCCGGGTGCAGGGCCGCTACGGCGCCAACCCCGAGGGCACCGGCCGCATGATCGTGTCGCAGCACCCGGTCGGCCCGTGCTTCTTGATCACGCCGTGGAACTTCCCGCTGGCGATGGCGACCCGCAAGGTCGCGCCGGCGCTCGCCGCGGGCTGCACCGTCGTCATCAAGCCCGCCGAGCTGACGCCGCTGACCACCCTGTACTTCGCGAAGCTGCTCGAAGACGCCGGTCTGCCGAAGGGCGTCGTCAACGTCTTCACCACCTCGACCTCGGGCGCCGTGTCGGAGCCGATCATCCGCGACCCGCGCCTGCGCAAGCTGTCGTTCACCGGCTCGACCCAGGTCGGGCAGCGGCTGCTCGAGCAGGCCGCGCAGGGCGTGCTGCGCACCTCGATGGAACTCGGCGGCAACGCGCCGTTCGTGGTCTTCGACGACGCCGACCTCGACAAGGCGGTCGACGGCGCGATGCTCGCGAAGTTCCGCAACATCGGCCAGGCCTGCACGGCGGCGAACCGGTTCATCGTGCACCGCTCGGTCGCCGACGAGTTCGCCCGCCGCGTGACCGAACGGGTCAAGGGCATGAAGATCGGCCGGGGGACCGAAGAGGGCGTCACCATCGGCCCGCTCATCGACGACCGCGCCGTCGACAAGGCGTCGACGCTGGTGCAGGATGCCGTCGCCCGCGGTGCGTCCGTCGCCACCGGCGGCAACGCGGTCGAGGGGCCGGGCACGTTCTACGAGCCGACGGTCGTGACCGACGTGCAGCCGGGGTCCGACATCCTCCGTGAGGAGATCTTCGGACCGGTGCTCGCCATCATCCCGTTCGACACCGAGGACGACGCCGTGCGCCTCGCGAACGACACCGAGTACGGCCTCGTCTCGTACGTCTTCACCGAGAACCTCGCCCGCGGCCAGCGCATGATCGAGCGCCTCGAGACCGGCATGATGGGCCTCAACATGGGCGTCGTCTCCAACGCCGCCGCCCCGTTCGGCGGGTGGAAGATGTCGGGCCTCGGCCGCGAGGGCGGTGCCGAGGGCATCCACGAGTACCTGCAGACGAAGTACACGCTCACGCCGAACCCGTTCTGA
- a CDS encoding enoyl-CoA hydratase/isomerase family protein, with product MIDLAIDGAVAEITLNAPDKLNALSLDALDELDAAYTDAEASGVRALVLRGEGRAFCAGRDIAGVDPETDDVPAYLGAVERVMRRIASFPAPTFAAVHGACLGVGLGLAIATDVVYVADTAKVGSPFANLGALLDSGGHALLYERLGAHRALDLIYTGDLLAGAEAVAAGLFSRALAADEVLAFTRERAAVAASGPTAAFLASKRLIARLRDERLWDAVTEESRGQEALRATADYREGFAAFQQKRRPEFRGE from the coding sequence GTGATCGACCTCGCCATCGACGGTGCCGTCGCCGAGATCACCCTCAACGCCCCCGACAAGCTCAACGCGCTCTCGCTCGACGCGCTCGACGAATTGGATGCTGCCTACACCGATGCCGAGGCATCCGGCGTCCGCGCCCTCGTGCTGCGCGGCGAGGGGCGTGCCTTCTGCGCGGGCCGCGACATCGCGGGGGTCGATCCCGAGACCGACGACGTTCCCGCATACCTCGGCGCGGTCGAGCGCGTGATGCGGCGGATCGCGTCGTTCCCGGCCCCGACGTTCGCCGCCGTACACGGGGCGTGCCTGGGGGTCGGGCTCGGTCTCGCGATCGCGACCGACGTCGTGTACGTCGCCGACACCGCAAAGGTCGGCTCGCCGTTCGCGAACCTCGGCGCGCTGCTCGACTCCGGCGGCCATGCGCTCCTCTACGAGCGGCTCGGCGCGCACCGCGCGCTCGACCTCATCTACACCGGCGACCTGCTGGCAGGAGCCGAGGCGGTCGCGGCCGGGCTGTTCAGCCGCGCCCTGGCAGCCGACGAGGTGCTCGCGTTCACGCGCGAGCGGGCGGCGGTCGCGGCATCCGGCCCCACCGCCGCGTTCCTCGCGTCGAAGCGGCTCATCGCGCGGCTGCGTGACGAGCGGCTGTGGGATGCCGTGACCGAGGAATCCCGCGGGCAGGAGGCGCTGCGCGCCACCGCCGACTACCGCGAGGGCTTCGCCGCGTTCCAGCAGAAGCGGCGGCCCGAGTTCCGCGGGGAGTAG
- the paaE gene encoding 1,2-phenylacetyl-CoA epoxidase subunit PaaE, with product MTDAVTAVRAPDQASAPGDETTSTGRRRAVFHPLRVESIRPLTADAIEVGFAVPPELADAFDYRPGQHIALRMTLDGDEVRRSYSLCRAPSSGAASPTLNVAIKRERGGAFSTWALEHLAPGDVLEVMSPDGHFTPHGRYERPARFAAIAAGSGITPVMALIEHHLGERPDDTFDLVYSNRTAVDAMFLDDLADLKDRYPARLAVHHVLTRERRPADLFSGRLDEERLEKLLTRVVPTDAIDEWFLCGPFELVERARAVLLRLGVEASAIRVELFSTGRPDENAGPRRPPVEAAPGEPVRTIAFRLDGTSGTVTTPVSAGETILAAALRTRGDVPFACAGGVCGTCRAVLREGTVDMAQNHALEPDELARGLILTCQSVPTSDTVSVDWDA from the coding sequence ATGACGGATGCCGTGACCGCCGTCCGTGCACCGGATCAGGCCTCCGCTCCGGGCGACGAGACGACGTCGACCGGCCGGCGTCGTGCGGTGTTCCATCCGCTGCGCGTCGAGTCGATCCGCCCGCTCACCGCGGACGCGATCGAGGTGGGCTTCGCGGTGCCGCCCGAGCTCGCCGACGCGTTCGACTACCGGCCCGGTCAGCACATCGCCCTGCGGATGACACTGGACGGCGACGAGGTGCGCCGCAGTTACTCCCTCTGCCGGGCGCCCTCGTCCGGCGCGGCGTCTCCGACCCTCAACGTCGCGATCAAGCGCGAACGAGGCGGCGCGTTCTCGACGTGGGCCCTCGAGCACCTGGCGCCGGGCGACGTGCTCGAGGTGATGAGCCCCGACGGCCACTTCACGCCGCACGGCCGCTACGAACGCCCGGCGCGGTTCGCCGCGATCGCCGCGGGCTCGGGCATCACGCCGGTGATGGCCCTCATCGAGCACCACCTCGGCGAGCGGCCCGACGACACCTTCGACCTCGTGTACTCGAACCGCACGGCCGTCGACGCGATGTTCCTCGACGACCTCGCCGACCTGAAGGACCGCTACCCCGCCCGGCTCGCCGTGCACCACGTGCTGACGCGTGAGCGGCGGCCGGCCGATCTCTTCTCGGGCCGTCTGGATGAGGAGCGGCTCGAGAAGCTGCTGACCCGCGTCGTGCCGACCGATGCGATCGACGAGTGGTTCCTGTGCGGTCCGTTCGAGCTGGTCGAGCGTGCGCGTGCGGTGCTGCTGCGACTCGGGGTCGAGGCATCCGCGATCCGTGTCGAGCTGTTCTCGACCGGTCGCCCCGACGAGAACGCCGGTCCGCGGCGCCCGCCGGTCGAGGCCGCGCCGGGCGAACCGGTCCGCACCATCGCGTTCCGCCTGGACGGCACGAGCGGCACCGTGACGACGCCGGTGTCGGCAGGCGAGACGATCCTCGCCGCCGCACTGCGCACACGGGGCGACGTGCCGTTCGCGTGCGCGGGCGGCGTGTGCGGCACCTGCCGTGCCGTCCTGCGCGAGGGCACGGTCGACATGGCCCAGAACCATGCCCTCGAGCCCGACGAGCTGGCGCGCGGGCTCATCCTCACGTGCCAGTCCGTGCCGACCAGTGACACCGTCAGCGTCGACTGGGACGCCTGA
- a CDS encoding FAD-dependent monooxygenase → MQFHHHGYVSGDPRVQDAAGTGIDRPAELPDEMDVLIVGSGPAGMLLAAQMSQFPGVTTRIIERRDGRLVLGQADGIQPRSVETFQAFGFAERITAEAYNIAYMNFWAPDPENPRNIVRTARTEDYALKISEFPHLIVNQARVLDYFAEAAAHGPGRIVPDYGVEFAGLTVHPEGEYPVEVRVRHTAGERAGQERTVRAKYVAGCDGARSGVREAIGRKHVGEFASHAWGVMDVLVNTDFPDWRTKCAINSAAGNILHIPREGGYLSRMYIDLGEVAKDDDHRVRQTPIDEIIRRANEILRPYSIDVKQVAWHSVYEVGHRVTDKFDDVDVDQGHDPRVFLAGDACHTHSAKAGQGMNVSMQDGFNLGWKLGHVLTGLSPASLLSTYSAERQPVAQQLIDFDREWSTLMARKPEEISDPQELATFYLGTAEFPSGFMTQYGPSMIVADAAHSAGHQALAEGFPVGKRFKSVEVVRVCDGNVVHLGHHAKADGRWRIYAFADTAAGAFADVPAAAAASALQSWAEFMASPESPVQRFTPAGADVDAVFDVKVVYQQAYDEVDLAQVPELFLPKTGPLGLIDWEKVYAAAPSAWTTDDIFEERGLSRGGVVVVVRPDQYVAAVLPLDATDELAAFLGQAFLPQHTAAVAGRPASAS, encoded by the coding sequence ATGCAGTTCCATCACCACGGCTACGTCTCGGGCGACCCGCGCGTGCAGGACGCCGCCGGCACGGGCATCGACAGGCCGGCCGAGCTCCCCGACGAGATGGACGTGCTCATCGTCGGCTCGGGTCCGGCGGGCATGCTGCTCGCCGCCCAGATGTCGCAGTTCCCGGGGGTCACCACGCGCATCATCGAGCGCCGCGACGGCCGGCTGGTCCTCGGCCAGGCGGACGGCATCCAGCCGCGCAGCGTCGAGACGTTCCAGGCGTTCGGGTTCGCCGAGCGCATCACCGCCGAGGCGTACAACATCGCCTACATGAACTTCTGGGCGCCCGACCCCGAGAACCCCCGCAACATCGTGCGCACCGCGCGCACCGAGGACTACGCGCTCAAGATCAGCGAGTTCCCGCACCTCATCGTCAACCAGGCGCGCGTGCTCGACTACTTCGCCGAGGCGGCCGCCCACGGCCCGGGCCGCATCGTGCCCGACTACGGCGTCGAGTTCGCGGGTCTCACCGTGCACCCCGAGGGCGAGTACCCGGTCGAGGTGCGCGTGCGGCACACCGCGGGGGAGCGCGCCGGCCAGGAGCGCACCGTGCGCGCGAAGTACGTCGCGGGCTGCGACGGGGCGCGCAGTGGCGTGCGCGAGGCCATCGGCCGCAAGCACGTCGGCGAGTTCGCCTCGCACGCGTGGGGCGTCATGGACGTGCTCGTCAACACCGACTTCCCGGACTGGCGCACCAAGTGCGCCATCAACTCCGCCGCGGGCAACATCCTGCACATCCCGCGCGAGGGCGGCTACCTCAGCCGCATGTACATCGACCTCGGCGAGGTCGCGAAGGACGACGACCACCGCGTGCGGCAGACCCCGATCGACGAGATCATCCGTCGTGCGAACGAGATCCTGCGCCCCTACTCGATCGACGTGAAGCAGGTCGCGTGGCACAGCGTCTACGAGGTCGGGCATCGCGTGACCGACAAGTTCGACGACGTCGACGTCGACCAGGGCCACGACCCGCGTGTCTTCCTCGCCGGCGACGCGTGCCACACGCACAGCGCCAAGGCGGGCCAGGGCATGAACGTCTCGATGCAGGACGGCTTCAACCTGGGGTGGAAGCTCGGCCACGTGCTCACGGGCCTCAGCCCCGCGTCGCTGCTGTCGACGTATTCGGCCGAACGGCAGCCCGTCGCGCAGCAGCTCATCGACTTCGACCGCGAGTGGTCGACGCTCATGGCCCGAAAGCCCGAAGAGATCAGCGACCCGCAGGAGCTCGCGACCTTCTACCTGGGCACGGCCGAGTTCCCATCGGGCTTCATGACCCAGTACGGGCCGTCCATGATCGTGGCGGATGCCGCCCACTCCGCCGGTCATCAGGCGCTCGCCGAAGGCTTCCCGGTGGGCAAGCGCTTCAAGTCGGTCGAGGTCGTGCGGGTGTGCGACGGCAACGTCGTGCACCTCGGCCACCATGCCAAGGCCGACGGGCGGTGGCGCATCTACGCCTTCGCGGACACCGCGGCCGGGGCCTTCGCCGACGTGCCGGCGGCGGCTGCGGCATCCGCTCTCCAGTCCTGGGCCGAGTTCATGGCGTCGCCGGAGTCTCCGGTGCAGCGCTTCACCCCGGCGGGCGCCGATGTCGACGCCGTGTTCGACGTGAAGGTGGTGTACCAGCAGGCCTACGACGAGGTCGACCTCGCGCAGGTGCCCGAGCTGTTCCTGCCGAAGACGGGGCCCCTCGGGCTCATCGACTGGGAGAAGGTCTACGCCGCCGCGCCGAGCGCCTGGACGACCGACGACATCTTCGAGGAGCGCGGCCTCTCGCGCGGCGGCGTCGTGGTCGTGGTGCGCCCCGACCAGTACGTCGCCGCAGTGCTGCCGCTCGATGCGACCGACGAGCTGGCGGCGTTCCTGGGGCAGGCGTTCCTGCCGCAGCACACCGCCGCCGTGGCCGGCCGGCCCGCGTCAGCCTCGTGA
- a CDS encoding phosphotransferase family protein: MAGVEEVEVVVAHRQRATLRVGEVFLKIDAEPAHADVEVRAMAMAPVPTPPILWRRPPVLAIEAVRGEALGVLGEPSRASPAAWAAVGAAIRRLHDAPVPRWPGRNLDDIAAELARECAWLLDNGVLPAEVINRNREIAEAALRPWRSSFIHGDLQISHVFVDGDEVTGIIDWSEAAPGDAMFDLVDQAELKALARDLPAEEAHPLVSRGLLRRPHRRCDVVDDEGVPDAIPHDRLRRAMGHEEHRRLDHSAVRPLVVFDGLRPVRSAHDGTDPLADAVHDVLVLRGGGKVEHPVHSAVRIGQEPVESHRRVDEYDAHRASSAGGEPPDSPLSPYDHRPRSGEQCGACQRGARWRRARV, encoded by the coding sequence ATGGCCGGTGTGGAAGAGGTCGAGGTCGTCGTCGCACACCGTCAGCGGGCGACGCTGCGGGTCGGTGAGGTGTTCCTGAAGATCGACGCGGAGCCCGCCCACGCCGACGTCGAGGTCCGGGCGATGGCCATGGCGCCGGTGCCGACGCCGCCGATCCTCTGGCGCCGGCCGCCTGTGCTCGCCATCGAAGCAGTGCGCGGCGAGGCGCTCGGCGTTCTCGGTGAGCCGTCGCGCGCGTCGCCCGCAGCGTGGGCCGCGGTCGGCGCCGCCATACGGAGGCTGCACGATGCACCGGTGCCGCGCTGGCCGGGCCGCAACCTCGACGACATCGCGGCGGAGCTCGCCCGCGAGTGCGCGTGGCTGCTCGACAACGGTGTCCTGCCTGCCGAGGTGATCAACCGCAACCGCGAGATCGCCGAGGCGGCGCTGCGCCCGTGGAGGTCGTCGTTCATCCACGGCGACCTGCAGATCAGCCACGTCTTCGTCGACGGCGACGAGGTCACCGGCATCATCGACTGGTCGGAGGCCGCTCCGGGCGACGCGATGTTCGATCTCGTCGACCAGGCCGAGCTGAAGGCACTGGCGCGAGACCTTCCCGCCGAGGAGGCTCACCCACTTGTCTCCCGCGGCCTCCTTCGCCGCCCTCACCGCCGCTGCGATGTCGTCGACGACGAAGGTGTACCTGACGCCATCCCTCACGACCGGCTCCGCCGGGCGATGGGTCATGAGGAGCACCGGCGCCTTGATCATTCCGCCGTACGGCCGCTCGTCGTCTTCGATGGTCTGCGTCCGGTTCGCTCCGCCCACGACGGCACCGATCCGCTCGCAGACGCGGTTCACGACGTCCTCGTCCTGCGGGGCGGAGGGAAAGTCGAACATCCAGTCCACTCCGCCGTCCGCATCGGCCAGGAACCCGTCGAGAGTCACCGTCGCGTGGATGAATACGATGCTCATCGCGCCTCCTCGGCTGGCGGTGAGCCACCCGACTCACCCTTGTCACCGTACGACCACCGACCTCGATCCGGCGAGCAGTGCGGCGCCTGTCAGCGCGGAGCGCGGTGGCGGAGGGCGCGGGTGTAG